In Rhineura floridana isolate rRhiFlo1 chromosome 6, rRhiFlo1.hap2, whole genome shotgun sequence, one genomic interval encodes:
- the TP53RK gene encoding EKC/KEOPS complex subunit TP53RK — MMAVAEAERKVVDTQPEVAVPPMDGLQLVQQGAEARVYRGRFLDRPTVMKHRFPKRYRHPVLEERLSRRRTTQEARSLLRCRRTGISAPVVYFVDYVSNCIYLEDIVDSTTVRDYIISEQQSTNGPSNLFLLAEKIGEILARMHDEDLVHGDLTTSNMLLRPPIEKMELILIDFGLSFISALPEDKGVDLYVLEKAFLSTHPNTEALFEALLKKYSAASKKSALVIKKLDEVRLRGRKRSMVG; from the exons ATGATGGCGGTTGCAGAAGCTGAGCGGAAAGTGGTCGACACCCAGCCTGAGGTGGCTGTTCCGCCCATGGACGGGCTGCAGCTGGTCCAGCAGGGGGCCGAGGCCCGGGTCTATCGGGGCCGCTTCCTAGACCGGCCAACTGTGATGAAGCACCGCTTCCCCAAGCGTTACCGGCACCCAGTGCTCGAGGAAAGACTGAGCCGTCGGCGGACGACGCAGGAGGCCCGTTCCTTGCTACGCTGCCGACGAACAG GGATTTCTGCACCCGTCGTATACTTTGTGGACTATGTTTCCAACTGTATATATCTTGAAGATATTGTGGACTCAACTACAGTCCGTGACTATATCATTTCTGAACAGCAATCTACGAATGGTCCCAGCAATCTCTTTCTGCTAGCAGAGAAAATAGGTGAGATCCTGGCACGTATGCACGATGAAGATCTTGTACATGGGGATCTAACAACTTCTAACATGCTGTTGCGACCACCAATAGAAAAGATGGAGCTAATATTAATAGATTTTGGACTGAGTTTTATTTCTGCCCTGCCTGAGGATAAGGGTGTTGATTTGTATGTCTTGGAGAAAGCCTTTTTGAGTACCCACCCAAACACAGAGGCTCTGTTTGAAGCACTCTTGAAGAAGTACTCTGCTGCATCTAAAAAATCAGCTCTAGTAATTAAAAAACTAGATGAAGTACGGCTAAGAGGACGAAAGAGGTCTATGGTTGGATAA